A window from Triticum aestivum cultivar Chinese Spring chromosome 6D, IWGSC CS RefSeq v2.1, whole genome shotgun sequence encodes these proteins:
- the LOC123141052 gene encoding tyrosine--tRNA ligase 2, cytoplasmic-like has translation MQCAVVLFQKEDVWLLSMDHEEGLPYVGTLTREYCRDMKGEDYGPIILSHGELPNLILDHEHAKIQDPMFTIFMEDEERDVPVKIRNAHCPAKVAEGNPCLEYIKHIMLPWFGCFEVPSEEENSGGTSRTFRKMEELIADYESGVLHPTEVKLALTKALNNIMETVRGHFADSSEARDLKLCRCTTFINDHYMHNVVVFREHVSFNYAFN, from the coding sequence ATGCAGTGTGCCGTCGTGTTGTTCCAGAAGGAGGATGTATGGCTGCTGTCCATGGATCATGAGGAGGGCCTTCCCTATGTCGGCACACTCACCAGAGAGTACTGCAGAGACATGAAGGGTGAAGATTATGGACCAATCATTCTGTCCCATGGCGAGCTCCCCAATTTGATTTTAGACCATGAACATGCTAAGATACAAGATCCAATGTTCACCATCTTCATGGAAGACGAGGAGCGAGATGTGCCTGTGAAGATAAGGAACGCTCACTGCCCTGCGAAAGTTGCAGAAGGCAACCCATGCCTGGAGTACATCAAACATATTATGCTTCCATGGTTTGGGTGCTTTGAGGTGCCCAGCGAGGAAGAGAACAGTGGTGGCACTAGCAGGACGTTTAGGAAGATGGAGGAGCTTATCGCCGATTATGAGAGTGGTGTGCTGCATCCCACCGAGGTGAAGCTGGCCCTTACAAAGGCGCTGAACAACATTATGGAGACTGTACGTGGCCACTTCGCCGACAGCAGTGAAGCCAGAGACCTGAAGCTATGCAGGTGTACTACATTCATCAACGACCACTATATGCATAACGTTGTAGTCTTCAGGGAACATGTCTCGTTTAACTATGCCTTTAATTAG